The following are encoded in a window of Streptomyces griseiscabiei genomic DNA:
- a CDS encoding ABC transporter ATP-binding protein: MSETETGTGIGAKTASGAAVPGPRAEADEKPLLRVEGLVKHFPIKKGLLQRQVGAVKAVDGIDFEVRRGETLGVVGESGCGKSTMGRLITRLLEPSGGKVEFDGTDITHLNTAGMRPLRRDVQMIFQDPYGSLNPRHTIGTIVSAPFKLQGVEPEGGVKKEVQRLLELVGLSPEHYNRYPHEFSGGQRQRIGIARALALKPRMVVADEPVSALDVSIQAQVVNLMDDLQDELGLTYVIIAHDLSVVRHVSDRIAVMYLGKIVELADRDSLYSAPMHPYTKALLSAVPIPDPGRRSAKSERILLKGDVPSPIAPPSGCRFHTRCWKATQVCTTTEPPLAELKPGQRVACHHPENFEDQQPQDVVLLTAAKEAAELVPDSVKKTEPTEPTAEADAEADVQAEAEVTKEVVEETDDK, translated from the coding sequence GTGAGTGAGACTGAGACCGGTACCGGTATCGGGGCCAAGACCGCGAGCGGGGCCGCCGTGCCGGGCCCGCGCGCCGAGGCCGACGAGAAACCGCTGCTCAGGGTCGAGGGCCTGGTCAAGCACTTTCCCATCAAGAAGGGCCTGCTCCAGCGGCAGGTCGGGGCGGTCAAGGCCGTCGACGGCATCGACTTCGAGGTGCGCCGGGGCGAGACCCTCGGTGTCGTCGGGGAGTCCGGCTGCGGCAAGTCGACCATGGGCCGGCTCATCACCCGCCTGCTGGAGCCGTCCGGCGGCAAGGTCGAGTTCGACGGCACGGACATCACGCACCTCAACACCGCGGGCATGCGTCCGCTGCGCCGCGACGTCCAGATGATCTTCCAGGACCCGTACGGCTCGCTGAACCCCCGGCACACCATCGGCACCATCGTCTCGGCGCCGTTCAAGCTCCAGGGCGTGGAGCCCGAGGGCGGGGTGAAGAAGGAGGTCCAGCGTCTCCTGGAGCTGGTGGGCCTCAGCCCCGAGCACTACAACCGCTACCCGCACGAATTCTCCGGCGGCCAGCGCCAGCGCATCGGCATCGCCCGCGCGCTCGCCCTGAAGCCCCGGATGGTCGTCGCGGACGAGCCGGTCTCCGCGCTCGACGTGTCCATCCAGGCCCAGGTCGTCAACCTGATGGACGACCTCCAGGACGAGCTCGGCCTGACGTACGTGATCATCGCGCACGACCTCTCCGTGGTCCGCCATGTCTCCGACCGCATCGCCGTGATGTACCTCGGCAAGATCGTGGAGCTGGCCGACCGGGACTCCCTGTACTCGGCGCCGATGCACCCGTACACCAAGGCGCTGCTGTCGGCCGTGCCGATCCCGGACCCGGGGCGCCGGAGCGCCAAGAGCGAGCGCATCCTGCTCAAGGGTGACGTGCCCTCGCCGATCGCGCCGCCGAGCGGCTGCCGCTTCCACACCCGGTGCTGGAAGGCGACCCAGGTCTGCACGACCACCGAGCCGCCGCTGGCCGAGCTGAAGCCGGGGCAGCGGGTCGCCTGTCACCACCCGGAGAACTTCGAGGACCAGCAGCCCCAGGACGTCGTCCTGCTGACGGCCGCGAAGGAGGCGGCGGAACTGGTTCCGGACTCGGTCAAGAAGACCGAGCCGACCGAGCCGACTGCGGAGGCCGACGCCGAGGCCGACGTCCAGGCCGAGGCCGAGGTCACCAAGGAAGTCGTCGAAGAAACCGACGACAAGTAA
- a CDS encoding trimeric intracellular cation channel family protein — translation MSQYPLDLIGIFVFAISGALLAVRKNFDVFGIAVLAEVTALGGGLFRDLVIGAVPPAAFTDLGYFLTPLLAALLVFFLHPHVERIQTGVNVFDAAGLGLFCVAGTTKAYDYGLGLTASAALGLATAVGGGVLRDVLANEVPSLLRWDRDLYAVPAMVGAGLVVLCIQLDTLTPLTSGLAALTAFVLRLLAMRYHWRAPRAWNRRSSAVEDGV, via the coding sequence GTGTCTCAGTACCCGCTCGACCTGATCGGCATCTTCGTCTTCGCCATCTCCGGCGCGCTCCTGGCCGTCCGCAAGAACTTCGACGTCTTCGGTATCGCCGTCCTCGCCGAGGTCACCGCGCTCGGCGGCGGGCTCTTCCGTGACCTGGTCATCGGCGCCGTCCCCCCGGCCGCCTTCACCGATCTCGGCTACTTCCTCACCCCGCTGCTCGCCGCCCTGCTCGTCTTCTTCCTGCACCCGCACGTGGAGCGCATCCAGACCGGCGTGAACGTCTTCGACGCGGCCGGCCTCGGCCTCTTCTGCGTCGCCGGCACGACGAAGGCGTACGACTACGGCCTCGGCCTGACCGCCTCCGCCGCCCTCGGCCTCGCCACGGCGGTCGGCGGCGGTGTGCTGCGGGACGTCCTCGCCAACGAGGTGCCCTCGCTGCTGCGCTGGGACCGCGACCTGTACGCCGTACCGGCGATGGTCGGCGCGGGACTGGTCGTCCTCTGCATCCAGCTCGACACCCTGACCCCGCTCACCTCCGGCCTAGCCGCGCTCACCGCCTTCGTGCTGCGGCTGCTGGCGATGCGGTACCACTGGCGGGCGCCCCGGGCGTGGAACCGGCGGTCGTCGGCGGTGGAGGACGGCGTGTAG
- a CDS encoding thioesterase family protein — translation MPEAASVQATVGDSEFDRDTAVTRRGPGVYDIDLSAGWTIIGAVNGGYLLAVLGRALADALPHDDPFTISAHYLTASQPGPAVVRTDVVRTGRTLSTGQASLFQYDDEGREIERIRVLASYGDLDSLPDDVRTTAKPPAIPPVEQCFGPQDAPGPVPGGSAIADRLFLKLDPATLGWALGAPSGKGEMRSWFGLADGRDADPFALLLAVDALPPTAFEMGIQGWVPTVELTVHVRCRPAPGPLRVSITTRNLAGGFLEEDAEVWDSADRLVAQSRQLARARLSD, via the coding sequence ATGCCCGAAGCAGCTTCCGTACAGGCCACCGTCGGCGACAGCGAGTTCGACCGGGACACCGCGGTCACCCGGCGGGGGCCCGGCGTCTACGACATCGACCTCTCCGCCGGCTGGACGATCATCGGCGCCGTCAACGGCGGCTACCTCCTGGCCGTCCTCGGCCGCGCCCTCGCCGACGCGCTGCCGCACGACGACCCGTTCACGATCTCCGCGCACTATCTGACCGCGTCCCAGCCCGGCCCCGCGGTCGTCCGCACCGACGTCGTCCGCACCGGACGGACCCTGTCGACCGGGCAGGCCTCCCTCTTCCAGTACGACGACGAGGGCCGCGAGATCGAGCGGATACGCGTCCTCGCCTCCTACGGCGACCTCGACTCCCTCCCGGACGACGTCCGGACGACGGCGAAGCCGCCCGCGATCCCGCCGGTCGAGCAGTGCTTCGGCCCGCAGGACGCCCCCGGGCCGGTCCCCGGCGGCTCCGCGATCGCCGACCGGCTGTTCCTGAAGCTCGACCCCGCCACCCTCGGCTGGGCGCTCGGCGCGCCCTCCGGCAAGGGTGAGATGCGCTCCTGGTTCGGACTGGCCGACGGTCGCGACGCCGACCCGTTCGCGCTGCTCCTCGCGGTGGACGCGCTGCCGCCGACCGCCTTCGAGATGGGCATCCAGGGCTGGGTCCCGACGGTCGAGCTGACCGTCCACGTCCGGTGCCGCCCGGCGCCGGGACCGCTCCGCGTCTCCATCACCACCCGCAACCTCGCCGGCGGCTTCCTGGAGGAGGACGCCGAGGTCTGGGACAGCGCGGACCGACTGGTCGCCCAGTCCCGCCAACTGGCCCGCGCCAGGCTGTCGGACTGA
- a CDS encoding DUF4190 domain-containing protein, with amino-acid sequence MQLTAARQQTAATTTGSRTRGRDTDGMAVASFVLGLLGLLVLNLFLGPIAIVLAAVALKRGTARRGRALLGLGLGVADLVVLATLMQTTNTVSWSF; translated from the coding sequence ATGCAGCTCACCGCCGCACGTCAGCAGACCGCAGCGACCACCACCGGCAGCCGCACCCGGGGCCGCGACACCGACGGGATGGCCGTCGCCTCCTTCGTCCTCGGTCTCCTGGGCCTCCTCGTGCTCAACCTCTTCCTCGGCCCCATCGCCATCGTCCTGGCGGCGGTCGCCCTCAAGCGCGGTACGGCCCGACGGGGCCGCGCCCTCCTCGGCCTCGGCCTGGGCGTCGCCGACCTCGTGGTGCTCGCCACCCTGATGCAGACCACGAACACGGTGTCCTGGAGCTTCTGA
- a CDS encoding cysteine desulfurase family protein, translating into MAYLDHAATTPMLPEAAEALTAQLSVTGNASSLHASGRRARRTVEEARETLAESLGARPSEVVFTSGGTEADNLAVKGLYWSRRDADPARTRVLASPVEHHAVLDAVHWLGEHEGATVEYLPVDPYGRVHPEALREAVARNPDDVALATVMWANNEIGTIMPVRELADVTGEFGVPLHADAVQAFGQVPVDFGASGLAAMTVSGHKVGGPYGIGALLLGREYSPVPVLHGGGQERHVRSGTLDVPAVASFAVAGRLAAEQHAWFAREIGALRDALVEAVRAAVPDAVLGGDPSPGGRLPANAHFTFPGCEGDSLLLLLDAQGIECSTGSACTAGVAQPSHVLLATGTDPDLARGTLRFSLGHTSTEADVEAVAKAIGPVVERARSAGLS; encoded by the coding sequence ATGGCTTACCTCGACCACGCGGCGACCACCCCGATGCTCCCCGAGGCGGCAGAGGCCCTGACCGCCCAGCTGAGCGTCACCGGCAACGCCTCCTCGCTGCACGCCTCCGGCCGCCGAGCGCGGCGCACCGTCGAGGAGGCCCGTGAAACCCTCGCCGAGTCCCTCGGGGCCCGCCCCAGCGAGGTGGTGTTCACCTCCGGTGGCACCGAGGCCGACAACCTCGCCGTGAAGGGCCTGTACTGGTCCCGCCGCGACGCGGACCCGGCCCGCACCCGGGTCCTCGCCAGCCCCGTCGAGCACCACGCGGTCCTCGACGCCGTCCACTGGCTCGGGGAACACGAGGGCGCCACCGTCGAGTACCTCCCGGTCGACCCGTACGGCCGAGTCCACCCCGAAGCGCTCCGCGAGGCCGTCGCCCGCAACCCCGACGATGTCGCCCTGGCCACCGTGATGTGGGCCAACAACGAGATCGGCACGATCATGCCGGTCCGCGAACTCGCCGACGTGACGGGGGAGTTCGGCGTCCCGCTGCACGCCGACGCGGTGCAGGCCTTCGGTCAGGTTCCGGTCGACTTCGGCGCCTCGGGCCTCGCCGCGATGACCGTCTCCGGCCACAAGGTCGGCGGCCCGTACGGCATCGGCGCGCTGCTGCTGGGCCGCGAGTACAGCCCCGTGCCCGTGCTGCACGGCGGCGGCCAGGAGCGCCATGTCCGCTCCGGCACCCTCGACGTCCCGGCCGTCGCCTCCTTCGCGGTCGCCGGCCGGCTCGCCGCCGAGCAGCACGCGTGGTTCGCCCGGGAGATCGGCGCCCTGCGCGACGCGCTCGTCGAGGCGGTCCGCGCGGCCGTACCGGACGCCGTCCTGGGCGGTGACCCGTCCCCGGGGGGACGCCTCCCGGCCAACGCGCACTTCACCTTCCCCGGCTGCGAGGGCGACTCCCTGCTGCTCCTGCTCGACGCCCAGGGCATCGAGTGCTCCACGGGCTCCGCCTGCACGGCCGGCGTCGCCCAGCCCAGCCATGTCCTCCTGGCCACGGGCACCGACCCCGACCTGGCCCGCGGCACCCTCCGCTTCTCCCTCGGCCACACCTCCACGGAGGCGGACGTCGAGGCGGTCGCCAAGGCGATCGGCCCGGTGGTGGAGCGCGCCCGCAGCGCGGGCCTGAGCTGA
- a CDS encoding ABC transporter ATP-binding protein: MTELSKTGAAVGEPARAGDAPEAFLEVRDLKVHFPTDDGLVKSVDGLSFQLEKGKTLGIVGESGSGKSVTSLAIMGLHRLGARGKNVRMSGEIWLDGKELVGADPDEVRRLRGREMAMIFQDPLSAMHPYYKVGSQIVEAYRVHHDVSKKVARKRAVELLDRVGIPEPDKRVDSYPHEFSGGMRQRAMIAMALVNNPELLIADEPTTALDVTVQAQILDLIRDLQKEFGSAVVIITHDLGVVAEIADDILVMYGGRCVERGPVDDIFYQPQHPYTWGLLGSMPRIDRAQTDRLIPVKGQPPSLIHVPSGCAFNPRCPYADVPKDNVTRTERPELREVGGRHFTACHLSQEDRTRIWTEEIAPKL, translated from the coding sequence GTGACCGAACTGTCCAAGACCGGGGCCGCCGTCGGCGAGCCCGCACGCGCCGGGGACGCCCCCGAGGCGTTCCTCGAAGTGCGTGACCTCAAGGTGCACTTCCCGACCGACGACGGCCTGGTCAAGTCCGTCGACGGCCTCTCCTTCCAGCTGGAGAAGGGCAAGACCCTCGGCATCGTCGGCGAGTCCGGCTCCGGCAAGTCGGTGACCTCACTGGCGATCATGGGCCTGCACCGGCTCGGGGCGCGTGGCAAGAACGTGCGGATGTCCGGCGAGATCTGGCTGGACGGCAAGGAACTCGTCGGGGCCGACCCGGACGAGGTGCGCCGGCTGCGCGGCCGTGAGATGGCGATGATCTTCCAGGACCCGCTGTCCGCGATGCACCCGTACTACAAGGTCGGCAGCCAGATCGTGGAGGCGTACCGCGTCCACCACGACGTCAGCAAGAAGGTCGCCCGCAAGCGCGCCGTCGAACTCCTCGACCGCGTCGGCATCCCGGAGCCCGACAAGCGGGTGGACAGCTACCCGCACGAGTTCTCCGGCGGTATGCGCCAGCGCGCGATGATCGCGATGGCCCTGGTCAACAACCCCGAACTGCTGATCGCCGACGAGCCGACCACCGCGCTCGACGTGACCGTGCAGGCGCAGATCCTCGACCTGATCCGGGACCTCCAGAAGGAGTTCGGCTCCGCGGTCGTCATCATCACGCACGACCTCGGCGTGGTCGCCGAGATCGCCGACGACATCCTCGTGATGTACGGCGGGCGCTGTGTGGAGCGCGGCCCGGTCGACGACATCTTCTACCAGCCGCAGCACCCCTACACCTGGGGTCTGCTCGGCTCGATGCCGCGGATCGACCGCGCCCAGACCGACCGGCTCATCCCGGTCAAGGGCCAGCCGCCGAGCCTCATCCACGTCCCCTCGGGCTGCGCCTTCAACCCGCGCTGCCCCTACGCGGACGTCCCCAAGGACAATGTCACCCGCACCGAGCGCCCCGAGCTGCGTGAGGTCGGCGGCCGGCACTTCACCGCCTGCCACCTGTCGCAGGAGGACCGCACGCGGATCTGGACCGAAGAGATTGCGCCGAAGCTGTGA
- a CDS encoding TetR family transcriptional regulator → MSHTLGVRQVQKRKTRQALMDAALGLLEEQSLSSLGLREVTRAVGVAPTAFYRHFRSTADLGVALVEEVLGSLHPVLGDLMAAVGDSDELIERAVDLIARHVDAYPAHVRFIARERHSGVQPVRDAIQGQLVRFAEEVCGELARRPETEGWTDDDRLMLAGLYVDQMLVTASLFLEARERPAEERLRVTRLASRRMRLISIGCRHWLD, encoded by the coding sequence ATGAGTCACACTCTCGGCGTCCGGCAGGTCCAGAAGCGGAAGACCCGGCAGGCGCTCATGGACGCCGCGTTGGGTCTGCTGGAGGAGCAGAGCCTCAGCAGCCTGGGACTTCGCGAGGTCACCCGGGCCGTGGGCGTCGCCCCCACCGCGTTCTACCGGCACTTCCGGTCGACCGCGGACCTCGGGGTGGCGCTGGTCGAGGAGGTGCTCGGGAGCCTGCACCCCGTGCTCGGGGATCTGATGGCGGCCGTGGGCGACAGCGACGAACTCATCGAGCGCGCCGTCGATCTGATCGCCCGCCATGTCGACGCGTACCCCGCGCACGTCCGGTTCATCGCGCGCGAACGGCACAGCGGGGTCCAGCCGGTGCGGGACGCGATCCAGGGGCAGTTGGTGCGGTTCGCCGAGGAGGTGTGCGGTGAGCTGGCGCGGCGGCCGGAGACCGAGGGGTGGACCGACGACGACCGGCTGATGCTCGCGGGCCTGTACGTCGATCAGATGCTGGTGACCGCCTCGCTGTTCCTGGAGGCGCGGGAGCGGCCGGCGGAGGAGCGCCTCCGGGTGACCCGGCTGGCGAGCCGCCGGATGCGGCTCATCAGCATCGGCTGTCGGCACTGGCTGGACTGA